Proteins from a single region of Abyssalbus ytuae:
- a CDS encoding bifunctional 4-hydroxy-2-oxoglutarate aldolase/2-dehydro-3-deoxy-phosphogluconate aldolase, with protein sequence MAKYSRIEVNKVMEETGLVPLFFHSDIELGKKVLKACYDGGARLMEFTSRGDFAYEIFGELNKYALKELPGMIMGVGSVTDASAASLYMLLGANFIVTPVLREDIALVCNRRKVLWSPGCGSLTEIARAEELGCEIVKLFPGDIYGPGFVKGIKAPCPWTNIMPTGGVSPDEENLKAWFDAGVTCVGMGSKLISKEVLARQNFESLTKKVEECLKIIKKVRKTTKP encoded by the coding sequence ATGGCTAAATATTCGAGAATAGAAGTTAACAAAGTAATGGAGGAAACAGGCCTGGTACCCTTATTCTTTCATTCAGATATTGAATTGGGAAAAAAAGTATTAAAGGCTTGTTATGATGGAGGGGCCCGCTTAATGGAATTTACCAGTCGAGGTGATTTTGCTTATGAAATTTTTGGAGAACTAAATAAATATGCCCTAAAAGAACTTCCGGGAATGATTATGGGAGTAGGTTCGGTAACCGATGCTTCAGCAGCCTCACTTTATATGTTATTGGGAGCCAATTTTATTGTTACCCCGGTACTTAGAGAAGATATTGCTTTGGTATGCAATAGGCGTAAAGTTCTGTGGTCGCCCGGGTGTGGTTCCTTAACTGAAATAGCAAGAGCGGAAGAATTAGGGTGTGAGATTGTTAAATTATTTCCGGGAGATATATATGGACCCGGGTTTGTAAAAGGAATTAAAGCCCCTTGTCCATGGACAAATATTATGCCCACTGGAGGTGTAAGTCCAGATGAAGAAAATTTAAAAGCCTGGTTTGATGCAGGAGTGACTTGTGTTGGCATGGGATCCAAACTAATTTCTAAAGAAGTATTGGCTAGGCAAAATTTTGAGAGTCTTACCAAAAAAGTAGAAGAATGCCTGAAAATTATCAAAAAAGTAAGAAAAACAACTAAACCTTAA
- a CDS encoding sugar kinase, whose protein sequence is MKKVVTFGEIMLRLAPPGFLRFSQANSFEVIYGGGESNVAVSLSNYGIPVDFVTRLPKNDIGECALMEMRKKNVGTGHIIFGGDRLGIYFLETGAVSRGSKVVYDRAHSAMAQIEKGMIDWEQVFEGADWFHWTGITPAISQGAADVCLEAVETADKMGLTISTDLNYRAKLWKYGKSPEEIMEPLVRHCDIILGNEEDAEKHFGIHPEGLDVTKHGHDVTAEAFLSVCQQMMKKFPKAKKVITTLRGSISASHNTWAGVLYDGQQMYKSPTYQITHIVDRVGGGDSFMGGLIYGLKTYPNDDQKALNFAVAASCLKHTIYGDANLVTVPEVEKLLSGDSSGRVAR, encoded by the coding sequence ATGAAAAAAGTAGTTACGTTCGGAGAGATTATGCTACGCCTAGCACCTCCCGGTTTTTTAAGATTTTCTCAGGCAAATTCATTTGAAGTAATATATGGCGGGGGTGAGTCCAATGTGGCCGTCTCCTTGTCTAATTATGGTATTCCGGTAGATTTTGTAACCCGATTACCTAAAAATGATATAGGGGAATGTGCACTGATGGAAATGCGCAAAAAAAATGTAGGTACGGGCCATATTATTTTTGGTGGTGACCGTTTAGGAATTTATTTTTTAGAAACCGGTGCAGTTAGCCGGGGCAGCAAAGTTGTTTACGATAGAGCACACTCGGCAATGGCTCAAATTGAAAAAGGTATGATTGATTGGGAACAGGTATTTGAAGGAGCCGACTGGTTTCATTGGACGGGTATTACACCGGCAATTTCCCAGGGAGCAGCAGATGTTTGTTTAGAAGCAGTGGAAACAGCAGATAAAATGGGTTTGACCATTTCAACAGATCTTAACTATAGAGCAAAATTATGGAAGTATGGTAAATCCCCGGAAGAAATAATGGAACCCCTGGTACGTCATTGTGATATTATTTTGGGTAATGAGGAAGATGCAGAGAAGCATTTTGGAATTCATCCGGAAGGACTGGATGTTACCAAACATGGTCATGATGTAACGGCAGAAGCTTTTTTGTCGGTTTGTCAACAAATGATGAAAAAATTCCCCAAAGCTAAAAAAGTAATTACCACATTAAGAGGCTCTATAAGCGCTTCCCATAATACATGGGCCGGTGTACTGTATGATGGGCAACAAATGTATAAATCTCCTACTTATCAAATTACACATATTGTAGATAGAGTAGGAGGAGGAGATAGTTTTATGGGGGGATTGATATACGGACTAAAAACTTACCCGAATGATGATCAGAAGGCATTAAATTTTGCCGTAGCAGCTTCTTGTCTTAAACATACAATTTATGGCGATGCTAATTTGGTAACCGTACCGGAAGTAGAAAAATTATTAAGTGGAGACTCTTCAGGAAGAGTTGCCAGGTAA
- the uxaC gene encoding glucuronate isomerase gives MDCINENFLLHNEYANELYHNYASKMPIIDYHCHLSPKDIADDRVFRNITEIWIHGDHYKWRAMRTYGIDEKFVTGDASDKEKFFKWAEVVPFTVRNPLFHWTHLELSRYFGITEYLNNQSAERIYEATSNQLNNNSSSCQHLISKMNVEVICTTEDPIDNLENHDKLLKSDFKTKVSTSFRPDKAILISNENYNQYVSNLEEVAGFDINSFQDLCDALALRIDYFNQHGCKLSDHGLNYIPFVEFNDNEVDQIFRKRREGKVLSNIEDEKFQSAILLFLGETYHKYGWVQQFHLGALRNNNSRMNSVLGPDTGWDSIGDYSQALTLSKFLNRLDSKDQLTKTILYNLNPADNEVLATMTGNFNDGSIKGKLQFGSGWWFLDQKDGITKQLNSLSNMGLISCFIGMLTDSRSFLSFPRHEYFRRVLCNLFGEEMKKGELPGDVKWMGKIISDICYYNAKEYFNF, from the coding sequence ATGGATTGTATCAATGAAAATTTTTTACTGCATAACGAGTATGCCAACGAACTGTATCACAATTATGCTTCTAAAATGCCCATAATTGACTATCACTGTCATTTATCTCCTAAAGATATAGCTGATGATAGAGTATTCAGGAATATAACAGAAATATGGATCCATGGTGATCATTACAAATGGAGAGCTATGAGGACATATGGTATAGATGAGAAATTCGTTACCGGAGATGCATCAGATAAAGAAAAATTTTTTAAGTGGGCTGAAGTAGTTCCCTTTACTGTTCGGAACCCGTTATTTCACTGGACACATCTTGAGTTATCCAGATATTTTGGAATTACTGAATATTTAAACAACCAATCGGCTGAAAGAATATATGAGGCAACATCAAATCAGCTAAATAATAACTCTTCAAGTTGTCAACACCTAATTAGTAAGATGAATGTTGAAGTTATCTGTACTACTGAAGATCCAATTGACAACCTGGAAAATCACGACAAATTATTGAAAAGTGATTTTAAAACAAAGGTGAGTACTTCGTTTAGGCCGGATAAAGCAATTCTTATTTCTAATGAGAACTACAATCAATATGTTAGTAATTTGGAAGAAGTAGCTGGATTTGATATCAATTCATTTCAGGATTTATGTGATGCCTTGGCATTACGGATAGATTATTTTAATCAGCACGGTTGTAAATTATCTGATCACGGTTTGAATTATATTCCATTTGTAGAGTTTAATGATAATGAGGTTGATCAAATCTTCAGAAAAAGGAGAGAAGGAAAAGTATTATCAAACATTGAAGATGAAAAATTTCAAAGTGCAATACTTCTCTTTCTAGGCGAAACATATCATAAATATGGTTGGGTTCAGCAGTTTCATTTAGGTGCTTTAAGAAATAATAATAGTAGAATGAATTCCGTATTGGGTCCTGACACGGGTTGGGATTCTATTGGTGATTATTCTCAGGCTTTAACACTATCTAAATTTTTGAACCGGCTGGATAGTAAAGATCAATTGACTAAAACCATACTTTATAACCTGAATCCTGCTGATAATGAAGTTTTGGCTACCATGACCGGAAATTTTAATGATGGTAGTATCAAAGGGAAATTACAATTCGGTTCAGGATGGTGGTTTTTAGATCAAAAAGATGGTATTACTAAGCAATTAAATTCTTTATCCAATATGGGATTAATAAGTTGCTTCATAGGAATGTTAACCGATTCAAGAAGCTTTCTCTCTTTTCCTAGGCATGAGTACTTCCGAAGGGTTTTATGCAATTTATTTGGAGAAGAAATGAAAAAGGGAGAATTGCCCGGTGATGTGAAATGGATGGGAAAAATCATTTCAGATATCTGTTATTATAATGCAAAAGAATATTTCAATTTTTAG
- a CDS encoding gluconate 5-dehydrogenase has product MSLFDLTGKRVLVTGGTHGLGMAMAEGLAGAGAELIINGTTPSKMQQALDHYKRKGYKVSGHIFDITNEKAAAQYVEKIEKEGQIDILINNAGIIKREQAIDMPVESFRQVIDVDLVGAFIMSQLVARKMIKRKAGKIINICSMMSELGRNSVSAYAAAKGGLKMLTRNLATEWAKYNIQVNGIGPGYFATSQTEPIRIDGHPFNEFIINRTPAGRWGNPEDLAGTAVFLSSKASDFVNGQIIYVDGGILATIGKPSNEV; this is encoded by the coding sequence ATGAGTTTATTTGATTTAACCGGAAAAAGGGTATTAGTAACAGGAGGAACTCATGGACTGGGAATGGCAATGGCTGAAGGATTAGCCGGAGCCGGAGCAGAATTGATCATAAACGGAACTACACCTTCTAAAATGCAACAAGCATTAGACCATTATAAAAGGAAAGGATATAAAGTTTCGGGCCACATATTTGATATTACTAACGAAAAAGCGGCTGCTCAATATGTTGAAAAAATTGAAAAGGAAGGACAAATAGATATTTTAATCAATAATGCCGGAATAATCAAAAGGGAACAGGCAATTGATATGCCGGTCGAAAGCTTCAGACAGGTTATTGATGTTGACTTGGTGGGTGCTTTTATAATGTCACAATTGGTAGCAAGAAAAATGATTAAAAGAAAAGCGGGAAAAATTATCAATATATGTTCTATGATGAGTGAACTGGGACGAAACAGTGTTTCTGCTTATGCAGCAGCAAAGGGTGGTTTAAAAATGCTTACCCGAAATCTGGCAACAGAATGGGCAAAATATAATATACAAGTGAATGGCATTGGACCGGGATATTTTGCTACATCACAAACAGAACCTATTCGTATTGATGGGCATCCTTTTAATGAATTTATTATTAACCGTACGCCTGCAGGGCGTTGGGGGAATCCGGAAGACTTAGCTGGTACGGCCGTTTTTTTATCCTCAAAAGCAAGTGATTTTGTAAACGGACAAATTATTTATGTAGATGGAGGAATTCTGGCAACTATAGGTAAACCTTCAAATGAAGTGTAA
- the kduI gene encoding 5-dehydro-4-deoxy-D-glucuronate isomerase, whose amino-acid sequence MITHEFRYASHPEDALKYGTDELRKHFLIENLFKDDMISLTYSMYDRFIVGGAKPVKKNLKLETIPYLKSANFLDRREMGVINVGGKGIIIVDGVKYELDKKEALYIGKNAKDVEFLSTAGTPPLFYINSAPAHKEFPTKKVGKDNAEVIQLGDEKYANRRILNKLIVNSIVNTCQLQMGLTELVEGNVWNTMPAHTHERRMEAYFYFDVEDEQTVCHFMGQPQNTRHIFMKNNQAVLSPEWSIHSGAGTCNYSFVWGMAGENLDYGDMDICPPNQLK is encoded by the coding sequence ATGATTACACACGAATTTAGATATGCATCTCATCCTGAAGATGCATTAAAATATGGAACTGATGAACTAAGAAAACATTTTTTGATTGAAAACCTGTTTAAAGATGATATGATTAGTTTGACTTATTCCATGTATGACAGGTTTATAGTAGGTGGGGCTAAACCGGTGAAAAAGAATTTAAAACTGGAAACCATCCCTTATTTGAAATCGGCTAATTTCCTGGACAGGAGAGAGATGGGTGTTATTAATGTAGGGGGAAAAGGAATTATTATAGTAGATGGTGTTAAATACGAACTTGATAAAAAGGAGGCTCTTTATATTGGCAAAAATGCTAAAGATGTAGAATTTTTATCAACGGCAGGAACACCTCCGTTATTTTATATTAATTCCGCTCCTGCTCACAAGGAGTTTCCAACCAAAAAAGTAGGGAAAGACAATGCAGAAGTTATTCAGCTGGGAGATGAAAAATATGCCAACCGTCGCATTCTGAATAAGCTTATAGTAAATAGTATTGTAAATACATGCCAGTTACAAATGGGGCTTACAGAACTGGTAGAAGGTAATGTGTGGAACACAATGCCCGCACATACTCACGAAAGAAGGATGGAGGCTTATTTCTATTTTGATGTTGAAGATGAACAAACAGTGTGTCATTTTATGGGACAACCTCAAAATACCCGACATATTTTCATGAAAAATAATCAGGCTGTTCTATCACCTGAATGGTCTATCCATTCCGGTGCAGGAACATGTAATTACTCTTTTGTTTGGGGTATGGCAGGTGAAAATTTAGATTATGGGGATATGGATATATGTCCTCCTAACCAATTAAAATAA
- a CDS encoding glycoside hydrolase family 2 protein — MNMLQIFKLTITLYFFGFPCVLVSQDTNLAREKMLLNENWLYLENNSINVEEVRNETEYWQPINLPHTWNNEDTMDSEPGYRRNAGWYKKNISCLDLSKNKRKILYFEGANITTKVYVNGEEAGNHVGGYVGFKIDISDYLEKGDNEILIRVDNSYNPEIIPSQKSDFFIYGGITRDVWLITLPVLHLGEPKISTPEVSEKEASLKITTQIKNLDSKRGLFFKAVLKAPFSNKIIREKTIRVTKPITTVIFKNIKNPSLWDIDTPNLYSVELSLVQNGNKVDKVSEKIGFRWFEFKKNGPFYLNGKRLLLRGTHRHEEHAGVGAAMSNKQHYADIKLIKDMGANFVRLAHYPQDPEVYKACDELGILVWDELPWCRGGIGNDTWKKNTKNLLKEMILQNYNHPSIIIWSLGNEIYWLPDFEGGDEVIKINPFLKELNQIARELDPGRKTAIRKYYEGSDIVDVFSPSIWSGWYSGSYKNYQKAIDLYKKKYDYFIHAEYGGSSHFGRHTEIPVTGEGIINSQGWEEEIVQTKVDNIAKVGDWSENYIVDLFDWHLRVSETDSTFAGNIQWAMKDFGTPLRPENEIPYINQKGLTDRSGKPKDAYYVFKSYWSKDPFVYIESHTWKERQGPKNLPRIISVYSNCSSVELFHNGKSLGKKEKDITQFPASGLNWEVNFKDGKNKLLAVAGNKEGQQISDTLNINYRHTINGKPTQLSLSYKKLSNGNLLITAKALDVKGLSCLDYEKRVYFQCLSGGRLLKNQGTPTGSDIISMANGTASVELIPDKNSSSINVTVLNQDFKGVYLKIVQ, encoded by the coding sequence ATGAATATGTTGCAAATTTTTAAACTAACCATCACCCTGTATTTTTTTGGATTTCCCTGTGTTTTAGTTTCCCAGGATACAAACTTAGCAAGGGAGAAGATGTTATTAAATGAGAATTGGTTGTACTTAGAGAATAATAGTATAAATGTTGAAGAAGTTAGAAATGAAACGGAATATTGGCAACCCATAAACTTACCACATACCTGGAATAATGAAGATACAATGGATTCGGAACCCGGATATAGAAGAAATGCAGGTTGGTATAAAAAGAACATTTCCTGTTTAGACCTCTCCAAAAATAAGCGTAAAATATTATATTTTGAAGGAGCGAATATCACAACTAAAGTATATGTTAACGGGGAAGAAGCAGGGAACCATGTTGGAGGTTATGTTGGGTTTAAAATTGATATATCAGATTATTTAGAAAAAGGCGATAATGAAATTTTAATACGGGTAGATAATAGTTACAATCCGGAAATAATACCCTCCCAAAAAAGTGATTTCTTTATTTATGGAGGTATAACAAGAGATGTATGGTTAATAACATTACCCGTTCTACATTTAGGAGAACCTAAAATAAGTACCCCGGAAGTTTCAGAAAAAGAGGCTTCATTAAAAATTACAACTCAAATTAAAAATCTGGATTCAAAAAGAGGGTTATTTTTTAAGGCGGTTCTTAAAGCTCCTTTTTCAAATAAAATTATTAGGGAAAAAACAATCAGGGTTACCAAACCAATAACAACAGTTATATTTAAAAATATTAAAAACCCAAGTTTATGGGATATTGATACTCCCAACTTATATTCCGTTGAACTTTCTCTGGTTCAAAATGGAAATAAGGTTGATAAAGTCTCTGAAAAAATAGGTTTCCGTTGGTTTGAGTTCAAAAAAAACGGCCCTTTTTATCTTAACGGAAAAAGATTGTTATTAAGAGGAACCCACCGGCACGAAGAACATGCAGGAGTAGGAGCAGCTATGAGCAATAAACAACATTATGCCGATATAAAATTAATTAAGGATATGGGAGCCAATTTTGTGCGTTTAGCACATTATCCTCAAGATCCGGAGGTTTACAAGGCGTGTGATGAGTTAGGTATTTTAGTGTGGGATGAACTTCCCTGGTGCCGGGGAGGTATAGGAAATGATACATGGAAGAAAAACACCAAAAATCTTTTAAAAGAAATGATTCTGCAAAATTATAATCATCCCAGTATAATTATTTGGTCTTTAGGCAACGAAATATATTGGTTACCTGATTTTGAAGGGGGTGATGAGGTAATAAAAATAAATCCTTTTTTAAAAGAGCTAAATCAAATAGCACGTGAATTAGACCCCGGTAGAAAAACAGCTATCAGAAAATACTATGAAGGATCCGATATTGTTGATGTATTTTCTCCTTCAATATGGTCTGGGTGGTATTCAGGAAGCTATAAGAATTATCAAAAAGCAATAGACTTGTATAAAAAGAAATATGACTATTTTATTCATGCAGAATATGGAGGGTCAAGTCATTTTGGAAGGCATACAGAAATTCCAGTTACAGGAGAAGGGATTATAAATTCTCAAGGTTGGGAAGAAGAAATAGTTCAAACTAAGGTAGATAACATAGCTAAAGTTGGAGATTGGAGCGAAAATTATATTGTAGATCTTTTTGATTGGCATTTAAGAGTTTCTGAAACAGATTCAACTTTTGCCGGAAATATTCAATGGGCAATGAAAGATTTTGGAACTCCTTTACGTCCTGAAAACGAGATTCCGTATATTAACCAAAAAGGCTTAACAGACAGAAGCGGAAAACCTAAAGATGCGTATTATGTTTTTAAAAGTTATTGGTCAAAAGATCCTTTTGTTTATATCGAGTCACATACATGGAAAGAAAGACAAGGTCCAAAAAACCTTCCAAGAATTATTAGTGTTTATAGTAATTGTTCTTCCGTAGAATTATTCCATAATGGCAAGTCACTTGGAAAAAAAGAAAAAGACATAACACAATTTCCTGCCTCCGGACTTAACTGGGAAGTAAATTTTAAAGATGGAAAAAATAAATTATTAGCTGTAGCTGGCAATAAAGAAGGACAACAAATATCAGATACATTAAATATCAATTACAGGCATACTATAAATGGAAAGCCTACTCAACTTTCTTTATCCTATAAAAAACTTAGTAATGGAAACCTGTTAATTACTGCCAAAGCTTTAGACGTTAAAGGTTTATCTTGTTTGGACTACGAAAAGAGGGTTTATTTCCAATGTTTATCGGGAGGGAGATTATTAAAGAATCAAGGTACTCCAACCGGATCTGATATTATTTCAATGGCAAACGGAACAGCAAGTGTAGAACTTATCCCTGATAAAAATTCATCTTCGATAAATGTTACTGTTTTGAACCAGGATTTTAAAGGAGTCTATTTAAAAATAGTTCAATAA
- a CDS encoding glycoside hydrolase family 88 protein — translation MSKTLSAFALIGFLFFFLGCKKKENLNDIDYQLNSRYQKLLEYPVDSIGFPRSMTFNPDKIIKVTSGDWTSGFFPGNLWQLHRLTRREEYKEKAIQWTSFLEGQKYNDKTHDMGFKIYCSYGEGYKNTNNPAYKNVIITSAKTLITRFNKNVGCIRSWDFNKDKWEYPVIIDNMMNLELLFEATKITGDSTYHKIAVTHANHTLKNHIRDNNSVYHVVVYDTITGNVKQKITHQGFHDESSWSRGQAWCVYGFTMAYRYTKDKKYLDQAIATSNFFINHKNLPEDGIPYWDFNAPGIPNAPKDVSAATILSSSLFELYSYTNDEKILGFAKKVLKSLMTDEYVLEENIQAPFILRHSTGNWPKEDEIDVPLVYADYYFLEALLRSINYK, via the coding sequence ATGTCTAAAACTCTTTCAGCTTTCGCTTTAATAGGATTTCTATTCTTTTTTCTAGGGTGTAAGAAAAAAGAAAATCTAAATGATATTGATTATCAATTAAATAGCAGATATCAAAAATTACTTGAATATCCTGTAGATTCTATAGGATTTCCAAGAAGCATGACATTTAATCCGGATAAGATTATTAAAGTAACTTCTGGTGATTGGACCAGTGGTTTTTTCCCAGGTAATTTGTGGCAGCTTCATCGTTTAACCAGGAGAGAAGAGTATAAAGAAAAAGCTATTCAATGGACTTCTTTTTTGGAAGGTCAAAAATACAATGATAAAACCCACGATATGGGCTTTAAAATTTATTGTAGTTATGGAGAAGGATATAAAAACACCAACAACCCTGCATACAAAAATGTAATAATTACCAGTGCTAAGACACTTATAACACGCTTTAATAAAAACGTAGGTTGCATACGCTCATGGGATTTTAATAAAGATAAATGGGAATATCCGGTTATTATAGATAATATGATGAACTTGGAATTATTGTTTGAAGCCACAAAAATAACGGGGGATAGTACTTATCATAAAATTGCTGTAACCCATGCTAATCATACACTAAAAAATCATATCCGGGACAATAACAGTGTTTATCATGTAGTTGTTTACGACACTATTACCGGCAATGTAAAACAAAAGATCACGCATCAGGGTTTTCATGATGAATCTTCCTGGTCAAGGGGGCAAGCATGGTGCGTATATGGTTTTACGATGGCTTACAGGTATACAAAAGATAAAAAATATCTCGATCAGGCAATTGCGACCTCAAATTTTTTTATAAACCATAAAAATTTACCAGAGGACGGAATACCTTATTGGGATTTTAATGCTCCGGGTATACCAAATGCACCAAAAGATGTTTCTGCAGCTACAATATTGAGTTCTTCATTATTTGAATTATACAGTTATACTAACGATGAAAAAATATTAGGCTTCGCAAAAAAGGTTTTGAAAAGTTTAATGACAGATGAGTATGTGTTGGAGGAAAATATCCAGGCTCCGTTTATTTTAAGGCATAGTACCGGGAATTGGCCAAAAGAAGATGAGATTGATGTTCCATTAGTCTATGCTGATTATTATTTTCTTGAAGCTTTGTTAAGAAGTATTAATTACAAATAA
- a CDS encoding RagB/SusD family nutrient uptake outer membrane protein: MKFKKNNNLYYKVRVSILFFFLLLTSCHDDFLEEKPESLLSPENFPQTAQDADLVLGGISSTLTSSTFANRSLILTAELSSDETVTRYSSGDRFNIDQFIYALDNQYIEDIYSTCYTIINQSNLLLKSLPDEEWTVPYIAAAKFYRAWMYAYLVRLYGPSIIRDQPTEVVKEDEVIVRASEEEVYNFIIKDLEEAENNLPLTWTTSSHLDDGRPTRGAAKILLAKMYLSMAGWPVNDDTKWELALNKAQEVIDLGIYSLEPNFSDLFLIANKNGSEHILSIQMPETVGILSIQARPRGGAIKEVGWYLFQASPYLMEAFNDNDSRKAGTFLTELVQLPYETVPYTSFSRNSTYPHTPAINKYQDFGRDNISENASRSSLGLIIFRYAEAFLIKAEAENELNGPTDNAIAAINELRRRANTDEIESGLSKEQFRDIIRQEWSFELAYEIKRRFNLLRWGIIDDVLSADERATNGYQPFKKYFPIPQAEFDSGLDPDLQNPGY; encoded by the coding sequence ATGAAATTTAAAAAAAATAACAACCTCTATTATAAAGTAAGAGTTAGTATTTTGTTCTTTTTTCTATTATTAACATCATGTCATGATGATTTTCTTGAAGAAAAACCGGAAAGTTTGCTTTCTCCTGAAAATTTTCCACAAACGGCACAGGATGCAGATTTGGTTTTAGGAGGCATTAGTTCCACCTTAACTTCTTCAACTTTTGCAAACAGATCATTAATATTAACCGCTGAATTATCAAGTGATGAAACCGTTACAAGATATAGTTCAGGAGACAGGTTTAACATAGATCAGTTTATTTATGCTCTTGATAATCAGTATATCGAAGATATATATAGTACCTGTTATACTATTATTAACCAATCTAATTTATTATTAAAATCGTTGCCCGATGAAGAATGGACAGTACCATACATTGCAGCAGCAAAGTTTTACAGAGCATGGATGTATGCATATTTAGTACGTTTATACGGCCCTTCGATAATAAGAGATCAACCTACAGAGGTTGTTAAGGAAGATGAGGTCATTGTAAGGGCATCAGAAGAAGAAGTATACAATTTTATAATAAAAGACCTGGAAGAGGCTGAAAACAACCTTCCTCTTACCTGGACTACCAGTAGTCATTTAGATGATGGAAGACCCACAAGAGGTGCGGCAAAAATTCTTTTGGCCAAAATGTATTTAAGTATGGCAGGATGGCCTGTTAATGATGATACAAAGTGGGAATTAGCTCTAAATAAAGCACAAGAGGTAATAGATTTAGGAATATATAGTTTAGAACCTAATTTTTCAGATCTGTTTCTAATTGCAAATAAAAATGGAAGTGAGCATATACTTTCAATACAAATGCCGGAAACAGTGGGGATTTTAAGTATACAGGCACGCCCCAGGGGTGGAGCTATTAAAGAAGTCGGATGGTATCTTTTTCAGGCTTCACCCTATTTAATGGAAGCTTTTAATGATAATGACAGCAGAAAAGCAGGAACATTTTTAACTGAGTTGGTTCAACTTCCCTATGAAACGGTTCCCTATACCAGTTTTAGCAGAAATAGCACCTATCCTCATACTCCTGCAATAAACAAATATCAGGATTTTGGGAGGGATAATATTTCTGAAAATGCATCAAGATCATCATTGGGATTAATAATTTTCAGGTATGCTGAAGCTTTCTTAATAAAAGCTGAAGCAGAAAATGAATTGAATGGCCCTACTGATAATGCCATAGCAGCAATAAACGAATTAAGAAGAAGAGCAAATACCGATGAAATAGAGTCAGGGTTAAGTAAAGAACAATTTAGAGATATAATAAGACAGGAATGGAGTTTTGAATTAGCTTATGAAATAAAAAGACGTTTTAATTTATTGCGTTGGGGTATTATTGATGATGTTTTAAGTGCAGACGAACGTGCAACTAATGGTTATCAACCGTTTAAAAAATATTTTCCTATACCTCAGGCAGAATTTGATTCTGGTCTTGATCCGGATTTACAGAATCCGGGGTATTAA